A genomic stretch from Chloroflexota bacterium includes:
- the xseB gene encoding exodeoxyribonuclease VII small subunit encodes MTEPEAAADLAARPFDELVAELQRIVQALEAGNLPLEESIARYREALRLHAAAELRLREAELTISQLGRGMGAEASDQAPTTEGEG; translated from the coding sequence ATGACCGAGCCAGAGGCAGCCGCTGATCTTGCCGCGCGGCCCTTCGACGAGCTCGTCGCCGAGCTGCAGCGCATCGTCCAGGCGCTGGAGGCCGGCAATCTGCCGCTCGAGGAGAGCATCGCCCGCTACCGCGAGGCGTTGCGCCTGCACGCCGCGGCCGAGCTCCGGCTGCGGGAAGCCGAGCTGACCATCAGCCAGCTTGGGCGAGGGATGGGCGCCGAGGCCAGCGACCAGGCGCCCACCACCGAGGGAGAGGGTTAG